In the Euphorbia lathyris chromosome 5, ddEupLath1.1, whole genome shotgun sequence genome, one interval contains:
- the LOC136229676 gene encoding stemmadenine O-acetyltransferase-like: MRIEVEFISKQLIKPSSPTPNHHNHLQLSFLDQIQPPISMPFLLFYSQNSTISSSQRSKLLQKSLSEALTLFYPLAGRIKNNSHVDCNDEGVLFIEAKANCNLSDILQNRNNLHNFKFVPIEPDEAGDLGASFQVTFFNCGGFGVSFAMSHKLGDALSQFIFLNCWAAVARGIDLRDIEIPSFGSADLFPPKDLSGLEVSKWVFKEKIVTKVFVFDASTIAALEAKYSLSRVQALAAFIWSRFMAVAQAKQGNKQYMMIHAVNLRPRMAPPMPEQSFGNLCRFAAAEADMEAKEDECYGIVKKMKDSIRNVNLEYVHNLRKSDEHLKFLKERSIKVSKGEVVRYSFTSLCNFPIYEVDFGWGKPEWVVSGGMFFKNLVIFLDTKEGNGIEAWICLKEEDMTLFEIDKQLLAHVVSSPNGNPKKLKFTPRSRF; encoded by the exons ATGAGGATAGAAGTAGAATTCATTTCAAAGCAACTAATAAAACCATCTTCTCCAACACCAAATCACCATAACCATCTCCAACTCTCCTTTCTTGATCAAATCCAACCCCCAATTTCCATGCCATTCCTCCTTTTCTACTCTCAAAACTCCACAATTTCCTCCTCCCAAAGATCCAAACTTTTGCAGAAATCATTATCAGAAGCCTTAACCCTCTTCTACCCCCTCGCCGGCCGGATAAAAAACAACTCCCACGTCGACTGTAACGACGAAGGCGTTCTCTTTATCGAAGCCAAAGCTAACTGCAACCTCTCAGACATTCTCCAAAACAGAAACAATCTTCACAATTTCAAATTCGTTCCTATTGAACCTGATGAAGCTGGAGATTTAGGAGCTTCTTTTCAGGTTACTTTCTTTAATTGTGGTGGATTTGGGGTTTCATTTGCTATGTCACATAAGCTTGGAGATGCTTTATCGCAGTTTATATTCTTAAATTGTTGGGCTGCTGTGGCTAGAGGGATTGATTTAAGGGATATTGAAATTCCTTCTTTTGGTTCTGCTGATCTTTTTCCACCGAAAGATTTATCGGGGCTTGAGGTTTCGAAATGGGTTTTTAAGGAAAAGATTGTCACTAAAGTGTTTGTGTTTGATGCTTCCACCATAGCTGCTCTTGAAGCTAAATATAGCTTGTCGCGGGTGCAGGCTTTAGCTGCTTTTATATGGAGCCGGTTCATGGCCGTTGCTCAAGCTAAACAAg GTAATAAGCAATATATGATGATTCATGCCGTGAACTTAAGGCCGAGAATGGCGCCGCCAATGCCGGAGCAATCATTCGGGAACCTCTGCAGGTTCGCCGCAGCAGAGGCTGACATGGAAGCTAAAGAAGATGAATGTTACGGaatagtgaagaagatgaaagatTCGATTCGGAATGTGAACTTAGAGTATGTACATAACCTTCGAAAGAGCGACGAGCACTTGAAATTCCTGAAAGAGAGATCCATAAAAGTTTCTAAAGGCGAGGTTGTGCGATATAGCTTCACTAGTTTGTGTAATTTTCCGATATATGAAGTTGATTTCGGGTGGGGAAAGCCTGAATGGGTCGTATCAGGCGGGATGTTTTTTAAGAATCTAGTCATTTTTCTTGACACTAAAGAAGGAAATGGGATAGAGGCTTGGATTTGTTTGAAGGAAGAAGATATGACTTTGTTTGAGATTGATAAACAACTTCTTGCACATGTGGTTTCCTCCCCAAACGGAAACCCGAAGAAGTTGAAATTTACTCCTCGCTCACGGTTCTAA
- the LOC136229570 gene encoding probable carboxylesterase 16, whose product MPSLIVKLYSSFFKYHQKTLLQSLSKTHKSDPFGVTSRPQDSIVAGNPVFTDGVATKDIHLDPFSSLSLRIFLPETALSSSLDTSIKPELSPYGGYSPPPGKFQRKLPVMLQFHGGGFVSGSNESVGNDAFCRRIAKMCDVIVVAVGYRLAPESRYPAAFEDGITVLNWVAKQANLSECRRLGVQRRIFDSFGASMVEPWLAAHGDPSRCVLLGASSGANIADYVARKAVEAGKLFDPVKVVAQVLMYPFFIGTIPPMHSEVNQANSYIYDKTMCKLAWKLFLPENEFDLDHPAANPLLREKLPPPKHMIPTLIVVAENDCMRDRAIAYSEELRKVNVDAPLLEYKDTVHEFATLDALLQTQQAKVCAEDISLWVKKYISLRGHEFSY is encoded by the exons atgccaAGCTTAATTGTTAAACTTTACAGCTCTTTCTTCAAATACCACCAAAAAACCCTTCTCCAGAGCTTATCCAAAACCCATAAATCCGACCCTTTTGGTGTAACTTCTCGGCCGCAAGACTCCATCGTTGCCGGAAACCCAGTATTCACCGATGGTGTCGCCACCAAGGACATTCACCTCGACCCCTTCTCTTCCCTCTCCCTCCGTATCTTCCTCCCCGAAACTGCTCTCTCTTCCTCACTTGATACTTCGATTAAACCCGAATTAAGCCCTTACGGAGGCTATTCACCGCCGCCGGGTAAGTTCCAGAGGAAGTTGCCGGTGATGCTGCAGTTTCACGGAGGTGGGTTTGTAAGTGGGAGTAATGAATCGGTGGGAAACGATGCGTTTTGCAGAAGGATAGCTAAGATGTGTGATGTGATTGTGGTTGCTGTTGGGTATAGATTGGCGCCGGAAAGTAGGTATCCGGCGGCGTTTGAGGATGGGATTACGGTGTTGAATTGGGTGGCGAAGCAAGCTAATTTGAGTGAATGTAGGAGATTAGGCGTTCAAAGGCGTATATTTGATAGCTTTGGGGCTTCCATGGTTGAACCTTGGTTAGCTGCTCATGGAGATCCTTCTAG ATGTGTATTACTCGGGGCAAGTTCCGGTGCAAATATAGCAGATTATGTAGCTCGAAAAGCTGTCGAGGCGGGGAAACTATTCGATCCGGTTAAGGTTGTAGCACAGGTGTTGATGTACCCATTTTTCATCGGAACTATTCCTCCAATGCATTCTGAAGTTAACCAGGCAAACTCATACATCTATGACAAAACTATGTGTAAGCTAGCCTGGAAACTCTTCCTACCTGAAAACGAATTCGACCTTGATCACCCAGCTGCTAATCCTCTCCTCCGAGAGAAACTTCCGCCTCCTAAACACATGATCCCAACACTAATAGTAGTTGCAGAAAATGATTGTATGAGAGACCGTGCTATTGCTTACTCAGAAGAACTGCGAAAAGTCAATGTGGACGCACCACTACTCGAATATAAGGATACCGTCCATGAATTCGCTACTCTTGATGCGCTTCTTCAGACTCAGCAAGCCAAAGTATGTGCAGAGGATATCTCTTTATGGGTCAAAAAATACATTTCTCTCAGAGGCCATGAGTTTTCTTATTAA